TTTTGATGTATTATTTTTTTGAGAATGTTCATCACAAACATCATTAAGGTCTTTCATATGCCCTCATTTATAATTATTAAAAAATTGATAATACTATTTTAAAATTAGATGATTAATACAAATTATATAGTAATCATATCATCTCGATGAACAGCAACAGCACCATATTCATAACCAATCAACTTGATAATTTCTTGGGAATGATGCCCTGCAATACGTTTTAGGGCGTCGCTATTATAGCGTGTTACACCTCTTGCTATACTGTAACCATCTTGATGACAAATATCTACTACTGCCCCTCGTGAAAAATTATTGTTTATTTTTATAATACCTTTGGGTAGCACAGATCCACCTTTCAATAAAATAGCATCAATAGCACCTTTATCTAATATTATTTGCCCCGCAGGCGGAGCGCCAAATAGCCAATACTTACGATGTTCTAAGCGCGACTCTTTAGGTTTAATTAGCGTTCCAACATTAATATTGTTGGCTATATCAATGATCACATTAACGCGACTACCCGCAGCGATTATAACTTCAATACCGGCTTTACCTGCGATTTCAGCCGCTTGGAGTTTAGTTGTCATACCGCCTGTCCCCAATCCTGAAATACTACCTCCAGCAATAGCTTTTACTTCGCTATCTATAGTTTTAATTTCACTTATTAATTTAGCTGTAGGATCTTTTCTAGGATCAGATGTAAATAACCCCTCTTGATCCGTTAATAAGATTAGTTTATCGGCCTGAGCTAAAATTGCAGCCAATGCTGATAAGTTATCATTATCCCCTACTTTAATTTCAGCTGTTGCAACAGCATCATTTTCATTTATAACGGGTACAATTTGATAATCAAGCATTGCTTTTAATACGTCTTGTGCATTTAAAAAGCGTTCGCGATCTTCTAGATCTGCGCGAGTCAATAGCATTTGTCCAATAGAAATATTATAAATAGAGAATAATTGCTCCCAAAGTTGGATAAGTTTACCCTGTCCGACTGAGGCCAACAGTTGTTTCGTAGCGATTGTTTCAGGTAGTTTCGGATAATTTAATGCTTCTCGACCAGCGGCTATTGCCCCAGAAGTGACGATGATAACTTTATGACCTTGCTGATGTAATTGATGACATTGTCTTACAAGTTCGACAATCCTAGCGCCATCCAATTTTTTTGAACCGCCCGTTAATACGCTGGTGCCTAGTTTTATAACGATTATTTGTGGTTTCATATTAAGCCACTTACTTAAATGTTTAAGATCGAAATATTAAGAAACTAAATTCTTTAGCCAATTTGTAAGATTGTTTGAACTTAACTTTATATCCTGCTTTAAACGAGATGATTTTATTTTAAACAAACTAATCGGCTTTGTTGATGTAATTAATTTCGTTTCAGTTAGATTATTTAGGGGATCCCCTTCATAATAAATATTAAGGATCGGGACATTACATGGTTTAATTAATAATCGCTGTTCTTTAAGTGAAAAAAACTTCAATTCGGCCCGCAGTTGTTGTTCAGAAAAACTCTTCATACCTAAACGATTGACGAGCATATCACGATAAATTGTCGGCAGATTTACCTGCATTTGCGGATCTGTAAATAATTGATGGATAATTGGTCCAATATTAATAATACCTTTTATTTTAGACGGCATTAAATATGCAAGTCGAGTCGCAATATTTGCGCCAAATCGATAGCCAAACAAAATAATATTTTGATAATCAATTAGCGGTATTGTTTTAATTTGTTCAATGATAGCTTGATGAATAATTGAAGTATTTTGTGTTAAATTAAACGATTTGCTATTGCCAATAGAAGGCATATCGACGGTAAGCAATCCTATCCCTAAAGGCGCTAAATGTTCTTCAAATAAGCGATAGAAATCAATTTGTAAATTACTTAATCCTGTACATAGTATTACTGTGGGAAATGCGCGTATTTCATCATTACGTTTAAGCGGTGTATGTAATATAGTTTTTACACATTTATCTTCTATATGAAAATCTAGTTCTTTGATAATGTGAGGGGAATGTTCCATCGCTTGACGATAATAGCGATATGCCAATAATACCGCCTGATTAGCTAAATCATCATTGCGAAAATAAGGAAAACCGGCTAGAGCCATAAAACTGCTTGCCATAAGCCAAGATTGAAAACACGTTGAATGATGTTGCTGTGAATCAGCTTCAACAACATCTGCTTGTTCTGCATTATCTGCTTGCTTTTGCCATTTAGTTGCTTGCGACCAGAATTCATAAATCCAATTACCGGACTGATAACCGATAACTGTATCTAACCAATTAGGATTAGATCGTTTTTTATCAGAAATAGCGATTCGTGATAACACATCTTCCGTTTCCATAAATGGCAATCCGCGCCATTGCCATGACAAACGATTGATAGCTCTGTACCAATAACTCTGCCCTTCACTATCTAAAAGTGAATTAGTTAAATGTCGCGTATTAGCGGAGGGCGTCACCAAAGTTGATGTCTCTGGATAATCAAATTTTGGTTTAAACAATTGTTCAGATAAATTCTTTTCTGTCATCTCTATTTTTAATAGTCGTTAATAGTTATAAGTAAATTATTAATATTATTAATAAAAAATAGCACAGTTACTGTGCTATTTTGTCGATTTAATTTTGGTCACATATAGGCTTAACAAATGTAACGCCCATATCCCATGGTTGTTCGATCCATGTATCTTGTGGGATATCAACAACATAATCATCAACTAATGGACGTCCTTCCGGCTTAGCAAAAATTGTTACAAATTTCGCTTTAGGATACATTTCGCGAATTGAGTGAGCTGTGCTACCGGTATCAACCAGATCATCAACAACAATAAAGCCTTCGCCATCGCCTTCTGCACGTTTTAGCACAAGTTTTTCACGCTGTTGATTATGATCGTAGCTTGATATACAAACAGTATCAACATAACGGATACTTAATTCTCTAGCAAGAATTGCTGCTGGAACCAAACCACCACGACTAACCGCAATAATACCTTTCCATTGAGAGGCTGGTAATAACTTCATTGAAAGTTCCCGTCCAAACATTTGTACCATTTCCCAAGTAACGGTATACTTTTTCTTTTCGGCAATTTCATCAGCTTTGATTTGTTTTTTTGCTTTAATTTCTTCTTCTAAAAGCGCTTGTTCAGTTGATACTGGATTTAATGACATAAACACCTGCAATTTCTAAATTAATTGAGTAAATAAATCACACGCAAATTAAATTGCGATATCAATACACTCAAAATGGATGTAAAATTGCACTTTATTATAGTGTGAGTAGTGAATAAAAACTACTATTAATTAATAGAATATTTGAGGATTATTATGTTGACGTCTTTAAAACCGAAATCACTCTGGACTA
Above is a genomic segment from Frischella perrara containing:
- the proB gene encoding glutamate 5-kinase, encoding MKPQIIVIKLGTSVLTGGSKKLDGARIVELVRQCHQLHQQGHKVIIVTSGAIAAGREALNYPKLPETIATKQLLASVGQGKLIQLWEQLFSIYNISIGQMLLTRADLEDRERFLNAQDVLKAMLDYQIVPVINENDAVATAEIKVGDNDNLSALAAILAQADKLILLTDQEGLFTSDPRKDPTAKLISEIKTIDSEVKAIAGGSISGLGTGGMTTKLQAAEIAGKAGIEVIIAAGSRVNVIIDIANNINVGTLIKPKESRLEHRKYWLFGAPPAGQIILDKGAIDAILLKGGSVLPKGIIKINNNFSRGAVVDICHQDGYSIARGVTRYNSDALKRIAGHHSQEIIKLIGYEYGAVAVHRDDMITI
- a CDS encoding alpha/beta fold hydrolase, encoding MTEKNLSEQLFKPKFDYPETSTLVTPSANTRHLTNSLLDSEGQSYWYRAINRLSWQWRGLPFMETEDVLSRIAISDKKRSNPNWLDTVIGYQSGNWIYEFWSQATKWQKQADNAEQADVVEADSQQHHSTCFQSWLMASSFMALAGFPYFRNDDLANQAVLLAYRYYRQAMEHSPHIIKELDFHIEDKCVKTILHTPLKRNDEIRAFPTVILCTGLSNLQIDFYRLFEEHLAPLGIGLLTVDMPSIGNSKSFNLTQNTSIIHQAIIEQIKTIPLIDYQNIILFGYRFGANIATRLAYLMPSKIKGIINIGPIIHQLFTDPQMQVNLPTIYRDMLVNRLGMKSFSEQQLRAELKFFSLKEQRLLIKPCNVPILNIYYEGDPLNNLTETKLITSTKPISLFKIKSSRLKQDIKLSSNNLTNWLKNLVS
- the gpt gene encoding xanthine phosphoribosyltransferase; this translates as MSLNPVSTEQALLEEEIKAKKQIKADEIAEKKKYTVTWEMVQMFGRELSMKLLPASQWKGIIAVSRGGLVPAAILARELSIRYVDTVCISSYDHNQQREKLVLKRAEGDGEGFIVVDDLVDTGSTAHSIREMYPKAKFVTIFAKPEGRPLVDDYVVDIPQDTWIEQPWDMGVTFVKPICDQN